CGTAGCTACGTCGCGTACAGGAAGGGGAATTTTCGCCTGACTATTAGCGCAAAACCGGATTCACTGAAAAAATTACATAGCGGACGCGCGACGGCGGCGCTGTTCCTTACGGCGGCGGCGCTGGGCCTCGGAACGCTTGCGCTTGCGGCGGACGCTGGGCTTCTCGTAAAAAGCCCGCTTCTTCATCTCCTTGAATACACCCTCCTTGGCCAGCTTGCGTTTGAGTACTCGCATCGCCTGATCAAGGGAGCCT
The sequence above is a segment of the Candidatus Binatus sp. genome. Coding sequences within it:
- the rpsU gene encoding 30S ribosomal protein S21 produces the protein MEIRVEGSLDQAMRVLKRKLAKEGVFKEMKKRAFYEKPSVRRKRKRSEAQRRRRKEQRRRRASAM